In the Juglans microcarpa x Juglans regia isolate MS1-56 chromosome 6D, Jm3101_v1.0, whole genome shotgun sequence genome, one interval contains:
- the LOC121235909 gene encoding BTB/POZ domain-containing protein At1g63850-like has translation MAAATTTTTHLKAQTQHTKPKRRKCRETTISATATSDSTGHSSRKLDPPTIQTPDHHPWCYPASKPVPSPPPPPPSPPPQPSNPRRATNSKQDPINSSSFSSSSPSDSPSTFRIRFSPGSLSPVMDFTPTTMNDRDTFSSGFTKFNSVLTAGLLNPMSPPPPPDKAIRSSPTLLEMMASELDLHHSRTQIPPQNAVVPVPKPQLPQISPQDQQALTMQRISEILSTRSPGNQFNDSTSSDIKLTLSSKDGVSVSVNLHRQILVAHSRFFSVKLSELWTKPQRLAGSPCVVEIADCDDVEVYIETLRLMYCKDLRKKLMKEDVLRVLGILKVSAAIGFDAGVLSCLEYLEAAPWEEDEEEKVASLLSELRLDSVGAGEVLKRVSIDVANGADDGKDNEEVLLKLLHVVLEGKDEKARREMKGLVSKMLRENSSQNDLRKESLYSACDGCLQLLRHNFMQAAGSHLQDVGQIARQADNLHWILDILIDRQIAEDFLRTWASQSELSAAHSKVAAVHRFEVSRVTARLFVGIGKGQLLASKDVRCLLLRTWLEPFYDDFGWMRRASRGLDRHLIEDGLSNTILTLPLSWQQDILLAWFNRFLNSGEDCPNIQRGFEVWWRRAFWRRNDEQERQRPLRITTATVEN, from the exons ATGGCTGCGGCAACTACGACCACTACTCACCTTAAAGCCCAAACCCAACACACCAAGCCCAAACGCCGCAAGTGCCGCGAGACTACCATCTCCGCTACTGCTACTTCCGACTCTACAGGACACTCCTCTCGGAAGCTCGACCCGCCCACCATTCAAACCCCTGACCACCACCCCTGGTGCTATCCCGCTTCGAAACCCGTCCCAAGTCCTCCACCTCCTCCACCATCTCCTCCGCCTCAACCTTCGAATCCCCGACGTGCAACGAACTCGAAACAGGACCCCATTAACTCGtcctcattttcatcatcttcgcCTTCCGATTCACCATCGACCTTCAGGATCAGATTCTCTCCGGGTAGTCTATCGCCGGTCATGGACTTTACACCCACCACAATGAACGACCGGGATACGTTTTCTTCCGGCTTTACCAAATTTAACTCGGTCCTCACCGCCGGGCTTCTCAACCCAATGTCACCACCTCCTCCACCCGACAAGGCGATCCGATCCAGTCCGACCCTTCTCGAAATGATGGCCAGCGAGCTCGATCTCCATCATTCCAGAACCCAGATCCCACCCCAAAACGCCGTCGTGCCAGTCCCCAAACCGCAACTCCCCCAAATCTCACCCCAGGACCAGCAAGCCCTAACAATGCAGCGAATCTCCGAGATCTTATCGACCCGCAGCCCTGGAAACCAGTTCAACGACTCGACCTCGAGCGACATAAAGCTCACCTTGAGCTCCAAGGATGGCGTCAGTGTCTCCGTGAATCTCCACCGTCAGATTCTCGTCGCTCACAGCCGGTTCTTTTCGGTCAAGTTGTCTGAGCTGTGGACGAAGCCGCAGAGATTAGCAGGGTCGCCGTGCGTCGTGGAGATTGCGGACTGCGACGACGTCGAGGTTTACATCGAAACCTTGAGGTTGATGTACTGTAAGGATCTGAGGAAGAAGCTTATGAAAGAGGATGTTCTCAGAGTTCTTGGCATCTTAAAG GTATCGGCTGCAATTGGGTTTGATGCTGGGGTTTTGTCTTGCTTGGAGTACTTAGAAGCTGCGCCGTGggaagaggatgaagaagagaagGTGGCTTCGTTATTGTCAGAACTCCGCCTTGACAGTGTCGGAGCTGGGGAAGTTTTGAAAAGGGTTTCAATTGACGTTGCTAATGGAGCTGATGATGGTAAAGACAATGAAGAAGTGCTGCTTAAACTTTTACATGTAGTTCTTGAAGGTAAAGACGAGAAGGCAAGGCGAGAAATGAAGGGGTTGGTATCGAAGATGCTTCGTGAGAATTCTTCGCAGAATGACCTTCGGAAAGAATCATTGTACTCGGCTTGTGATGGGTGTTTGCAATTGCTTCGCCACAATTTTATGCAGGCAGCCGGGTCGCACTTACAGGATGTGGGCCAGATTGCGCGACAAGCAGATAATTTACATTGGATTTTGGATATTCTGATCGATAGGCAGATAGCTGAGGATTTTTTGAGAACATGGGCATCACAATCTGAATTGTCTGCTGCACATTCTAAAGTGGCCGCAGTTCATAGGTTCGAGGTTAGCAGAGTTACAGCACGGCTATTTGTTGGGATTGGGAAGGGGCAGCTATTGGCTTCTAAAGATGTGAGGTGCTTGCTACTGAGGACATGGCTAGAGCCATTTTATGATGATTTCGGATGGATGAGGAGGGCATCAAGAGGCCTTGACCGTCACTTAATAGAAGATGGTCTTAGTAACACCATTCTCACTCTGCCTCTCTCTTGGCAACAGGATATTTTGCTTGCTTGGTTTAATCGTTTCCTGAATTCGGGTGAAGATTGTCCAAACATACAAAGAGGTTTTGAAGTTTGGTGGAGGAGGGCTTTTTGGAGACGAAATGATGAGCAGGAAAGACAACGACCATTGCGAATTACAACTGCAACTGTTGAAAACTAG